A genomic stretch from uncultured Cohaesibacter sp. includes:
- a CDS encoding pentapeptide repeat-containing protein encodes MLNKIKAMARTVKESTVSRDSNIGNYAILLVKRLYFLVSNYWGWPVSFVWIGAVGFIILQPQIAQDWDKIDTIAQWKQLTGGTTDPSSMLRNLGWLLITAVGLPLLIWRTFVAAKQAKTGIKRTEQVANQLELTRQGQSADRYVKAAAMLSDEKISVREAGIFALRQLAISDPDEYYFPVQDLFCSFMRAEGMRSRLEAGNEEQPVRCKPCDSDVISALRAFSELRTVQNMEREEARDWEPNLRQCNFNRLPEHRKMINLEGANLQGTQFQMAFLMFANLQKAFLFQAELQDADLFHAQLQGADFTDAKLQSCDLMSTQLQGAELRNTCLDKGQLDKSADLTDAKFSLPIWPKENWPKGWQPSGILEDEWGGQEYFTFIRTEVRDEE; translated from the coding sequence ATGCTCAACAAGATCAAGGCGATGGCGCGAACTGTGAAAGAAAGTACTGTTTCTCGCGACAGCAACATAGGCAATTACGCAATCTTGCTGGTGAAGCGCCTCTATTTTCTGGTCTCGAATTATTGGGGCTGGCCGGTTTCCTTTGTCTGGATCGGTGCCGTCGGCTTCATCATCTTGCAGCCTCAGATCGCGCAAGATTGGGACAAAATCGATACCATCGCCCAATGGAAGCAACTGACGGGCGGCACTACTGATCCCTCTTCTATGTTGCGCAATCTTGGTTGGCTCTTGATCACAGCGGTTGGATTGCCGTTGCTTATCTGGCGCACCTTTGTAGCGGCTAAACAGGCGAAGACAGGGATTAAGAGAACCGAGCAGGTTGCCAACCAACTCGAACTCACCCGGCAAGGCCAATCGGCTGATCGTTATGTCAAAGCGGCAGCCATGTTGAGTGATGAAAAAATCTCTGTCCGCGAAGCTGGCATTTTTGCTTTGCGTCAATTGGCGATTTCTGATCCAGATGAATATTATTTTCCGGTGCAGGATCTTTTTTGCAGCTTTATGCGCGCCGAAGGAATGAGAAGCCGGCTGGAGGCAGGAAACGAAGAGCAGCCAGTTCGCTGCAAGCCTTGCGACAGCGATGTGATCTCGGCCTTGCGCGCATTTTCTGAGCTTAGAACCGTGCAAAATATGGAAAGGGAGGAAGCGCGAGACTGGGAGCCCAATTTGCGACAATGCAATTTCAATAGACTCCCCGAACATAGAAAAATGATCAACCTTGAAGGAGCGAACCTGCAGGGTACCCAGTTTCAAATGGCCTTCCTTATGTTCGCAAATCTCCAGAAAGCCTTCCTCTTTCAAGCAGAGCTTCAGGACGCAGACCTCTTCCATGCACAGCTCCAGGGGGCTGATTTTACGGACGCAAAGCTCCAGAGCTGCGACCTCATGAGCACGCAGCTCCAAGGAGCGGAACTCAGAAACACGTGCCTCGATAAGGGGCAACTGGATAAGTCGGCCGATTTGACCGATGCGAAATTCTCGCTTCCAATCTGGCCGAAAGAAAATTGGCCTAAAGGTTGGCAGCCTTCGGGTATTCTGGAGGATGAATGGGGGGGGCAAGAGTATTTCACCTTCATCCGTACGGAGGTGCGCGATGAAGAATAA
- a CDS encoding BRCT domain-containing protein encodes MSLLTIAQPSLTKNNSLKQRVRTLLEQERPSDFMLNLYNKKRLDERQVTELVGISRGLLADGKLDDGEIEYLHKWLISQAELTENPLINILYARIRDTLADGVVDEDERRDLLDTLVEFTGSDFEIGEDVKSTSLPLDRPTPQISFEGSHFTFTGTFVSMKRRECEAAVLERGATAGSLTKKTRFLVIGSYATQSWIQSSYGRKIEKACQLKAKGAPIALVSEDDWLQALR; translated from the coding sequence ATGAGTTTACTTACGATTGCACAACCGAGCCTGACGAAAAACAACTCATTAAAACAGAGAGTTAGGACATTGTTAGAGCAAGAAAGACCATCTGATTTTATGCTTAATTTATACAACAAAAAGCGCCTTGACGAACGGCAGGTCACTGAGTTGGTCGGCATTTCTCGCGGGCTGCTTGCGGATGGAAAGCTAGATGATGGCGAAATTGAATATCTGCATAAATGGCTTATTTCCCAAGCAGAGCTTACAGAAAATCCGCTCATCAATATCCTGTATGCGCGTATCCGCGATACATTGGCTGATGGTGTCGTCGATGAAGACGAAAGAAGAGATCTGCTGGACACGCTGGTTGAATTTACCGGCTCAGACTTTGAAATCGGTGAAGACGTAAAATCGACAAGCCTACCGCTGGATCGCCCTACTCCGCAGATTTCCTTTGAAGGGAGCCATTTCACATTTACGGGTACCTTCGTTTCCATGAAGCGCAGAGAATGCGAAGCCGCTGTATTGGAGCGTGGGGCAACTGCGGGAAGCCTGACCAAGAAAACCAGATTTCTGGTTATCGGATCGTATGCTACGCAAAGCTGGATCCAGTCTTCATATGGTCGTAAAATCGAAAAGGCCTGCCAATTAAAGGCAAAAGGCGCTCCGATCGCTCTTGTTTCTGAAGACGACTGGCTGCAAGCTCTCAGGTGA
- a CDS encoding helix-turn-helix domain-containing protein, which produces MAAKPLPPLQLTFDALGFGPDMLDKVPHVFKRKKHKSAQQPTACSADPYKLCAFRCQRQLGFRRSYALGEYASFALKYTVLPEGKRFRDFAYCIIAASAVSERYFLKPEEIFVEKRDQIEISGARHIAQHLAVEIGKCSTVMVGQVFDRHHASVRNAVDRVAVLRLASPALEAEVSNLENVVLDLWALADEGESLRKRIALIA; this is translated from the coding sequence ATGGCTGCTAAACCCCTTCCACCCTTGCAACTCACCTTTGATGCGCTCGGCTTCGGGCCGGATATGCTGGATAAGGTGCCGCATGTCTTCAAGCGCAAAAAGCACAAGAGCGCACAGCAACCAACCGCATGCAGCGCCGATCCTTACAAGCTGTGTGCCTTTCGCTGTCAACGTCAACTTGGCTTTCGGCGCTCATACGCTTTGGGCGAATATGCCTCCTTTGCGCTGAAATACACGGTTTTGCCAGAGGGCAAGCGCTTTCGCGATTTTGCCTATTGCATCATTGCGGCTTCGGCGGTTAGCGAGCGCTATTTTTTGAAGCCTGAAGAGATTTTCGTAGAAAAGCGCGACCAGATCGAAATCAGCGGTGCGCGCCATATTGCGCAGCACCTGGCGGTGGAGATTGGTAAATGCTCAACGGTGATGGTGGGGCAGGTTTTTGACCGGCACCACGCCAGCGTGCGCAATGCGGTGGACCGCGTGGCCGTGTTGCGGCTGGCAAGCCCTGCGCTGGAAGCGGAAGTCAGCAATCTTGAAAATGTTGTTCTAGACCTCTGGGCCTTGGCTGACGAGGGCGAAAGCCTTCGCAAGCGCATCGCCTTGATTGCGTGA
- a CDS encoding DUF2312 domain-containing protein, giving the protein MTNNGGVAADQLRAFIERIERLEEEKKCLSDDIKDVYAEAKGNGYDTKAMRAVVRLRKQDAHERQEMEALLDLYLHALGMTGKST; this is encoded by the coding sequence ATGACCAACAATGGTGGCGTCGCAGCCGACCAACTGCGCGCGTTCATCGAGCGCATCGAGCGACTTGAAGAAGAGAAAAAGTGCCTTTCTGACGATATCAAGGATGTTTACGCCGAAGCCAAGGGCAACGGCTACGATACCAAGGCAATGCGTGCAGTGGTTCGCCTGCGCAAACAAGACGCCCATGAACGGCAAGAGATGGAAGCCTTACTAGACCTTTACCTCCATGCGCTAGGAATGACAGGCAAGAGCACGTAG
- a CDS encoding thermonuclease family protein yields the protein MRNLGIWAVLSFAAYGLYMINENQATVTSKGRISMPICSSGKRISCVIDGDTFWLKGTKYRLKDVDTPETDGQCSGEQRLAANATRALSSFLSKGEISLRTYGEGYYGRTLAKVSVDGQDAGKYLLQQRLARRWPDGPKFWCND from the coding sequence ATGAGAAATCTGGGAATTTGGGCAGTGCTTTCCTTTGCCGCCTATGGCCTTTACATGATAAATGAAAATCAGGCCACCGTAACGAGCAAAGGGCGCATTTCTATGCCGATCTGCTCCAGCGGCAAGCGCATCTCTTGTGTCATCGATGGCGACACCTTCTGGCTTAAAGGCACTAAATACCGCCTAAAGGATGTTGATACACCTGAAACGGATGGCCAATGCAGCGGCGAACAGCGCTTGGCAGCCAACGCCACCAGAGCCCTATCCAGCTTCCTCAGCAAAGGCGAAATCAGCTTGCGCACCTACGGAGAAGGCTACTATGGCCGAACCCTCGCCAAGGTTTCAGTCGATGGACAGGACGCAGGCAAATACCTTCTGCAACAGCGCCTAGCCCGCCGCTGGCCCGATGGCCCCAAATTCTGGTGTAACGACTAA
- a CDS encoding DUF6538 domain-containing protein — MKLYIQQRGRKYYYNRRVPKHLRDIEGRGDLKISLNTDSFEEAKAKAANINSKIEKRWNALLASDSTRAAECWQAAHDIAKSYGFAFVGADSLIDPSNIKDLANRLDAIEMGRKASHRPTVEALLGTAKQPSITLSDALERYFSLTGEIQARKSENQVRKWKNPRIKAVRNFTKLIERDIPIEEISREMALDFRDWWLDRVLNEDMQPDTANKDIQHLNSIVTRVSQALRLKSIEPFKGLRLKPRQNERTPPYSNNFIMDRILEKNALASLSLEHRMILYMLIETGARPGEIVNLRPENIRLKDPIPHIQIRSISKREVKTRNAERDIPLVGISLWAAKQKPKGFPKLSDKEDSVSGNINKFLRNNGLKETPKHRLYSLRSAFQDRMIAVRHPDPSLGQMPERMQADLFGHGIGRPKYGVGCSAKNEEIFKQAESYLKQMAFPLPDWAK, encoded by the coding sequence TTAAAAATTTCCCTCAATACCGATTCGTTTGAAGAGGCCAAAGCCAAGGCCGCAAATATCAATTCAAAAATTGAAAAGCGTTGGAATGCGCTGCTAGCTTCGGATAGCACTAGAGCTGCGGAATGTTGGCAAGCTGCACACGATATCGCCAAATCTTACGGGTTTGCATTTGTTGGTGCTGATAGTCTGATAGACCCAAGCAATATAAAAGACCTAGCCAATAGGCTTGATGCTATTGAAATGGGGCGCAAGGCCAGCCACAGGCCAACGGTTGAGGCTTTGCTAGGTACAGCAAAGCAACCTAGCATAACGCTCTCAGATGCCCTTGAGCGCTATTTTTCACTAACTGGCGAAATACAGGCGCGCAAGAGTGAGAACCAAGTTAGGAAATGGAAAAACCCACGCATTAAGGCGGTTAGAAATTTCACCAAGCTAATTGAGCGTGATATTCCTATCGAGGAAATATCAAGAGAGATGGCTCTTGATTTTCGCGATTGGTGGCTTGATCGGGTGTTGAATGAAGACATGCAGCCGGACACGGCAAACAAGGACATTCAGCACCTGAATTCTATCGTAACTAGAGTTTCTCAAGCGTTGCGGCTTAAGAGCATTGAACCATTCAAGGGGTTGCGGCTCAAGCCAAGGCAAAACGAGCGCACGCCACCCTATAGCAACAACTTCATAATGGACCGGATACTAGAAAAGAACGCTCTAGCAAGCCTCTCGCTAGAGCATCGCATGATTTTATATATGCTGATCGAGACCGGCGCGCGCCCTGGCGAGATTGTCAATCTACGGCCTGAGAATATCAGGCTCAAGGATCCGATTCCGCATATACAAATTCGGTCAATTTCAAAGCGAGAAGTAAAAACGCGCAACGCTGAAAGAGATATCCCGTTGGTTGGAATATCTCTCTGGGCAGCAAAGCAAAAGCCTAAAGGCTTTCCAAAGCTTTCTGACAAAGAAGACAGTGTGAGCGGAAATATCAATAAATTCCTTCGTAACAATGGCCTGAAGGAAACGCCGAAACATCGGCTTTATTCTTTGCGCTCGGCCTTTCAGGATCGCATGATCGCAGTACGCCACCCAGACCCGTCATTGGGGCAGATGCCGGAACGCATGCAAGCAGACTTATTCGGCCATGGGATCGGGCGTCCGAAATATGGGGTTGGGTGTTCTGCTAAGAATGAGGAAATTTTTAAGCAGGCTGAGAGCTATCTAAAGCAAATGGCTTTCCCTTTGCCTGATTGGGCAAAGTAA